In Gemmatimonadota bacterium, one DNA window encodes the following:
- a CDS encoding lytic transglycosylase domain-containing protein, which translates to MRNATLLLVPALLLAATRPPPDVSPAGAQPERSELHERVERLRSGIERADSVYRAEVEPLTTMLATFSDDSAFVRTLALALVGAGRDAGLDPRLLTAVLLVENPWLDPAARSPVGAVGLLQVMPFHAGRWGCPGSDLEDIATNLCHGARLLRTLVDRSGGDMERALLRYNGCVRGRNTSDCHLYPAKVYARAGEVLVRRWLDVSSSP; encoded by the coding sequence GTGCGCAACGCGACGCTTCTCCTGGTTCCGGCCCTGTTGCTCGCGGCGACCCGGCCCCCACCGGATGTCTCCCCTGCGGGAGCGCAGCCCGAACGCTCGGAGCTCCATGAGCGTGTGGAGCGTCTCCGATCCGGGATCGAGCGCGCGGACTCCGTCTATCGAGCCGAGGTGGAGCCGCTCACCACGATGCTCGCGACGTTCTCGGACGATTCCGCGTTCGTGCGCACGCTGGCGCTGGCCCTGGTGGGCGCCGGACGCGACGCCGGACTCGATCCCCGCCTCCTGACGGCCGTCCTGTTGGTGGAGAATCCGTGGTTGGACCCTGCCGCCCGGAGCCCGGTCGGGGCGGTCGGCCTGCTGCAGGTGATGCCGTTCCACGCCGGGCGCTGGGGCTGCCCGGGTTCCGATCTGGAGGACATCGCCACCAACCTGTGCCACGGCGCCCGCCTGCTGCGGACCCTCGTCGACCGCTCCGGCGGGGACATGGAGCGGGCGCTTCTGCGCTACAACGGATGTGTGCGCGGACGCAACACATCCGACTGCCACCTCTACCCCGCCAAGGTGTATGCCCGGGCAGGCGAAGTCCTTGTCCGACGGTGGTTGGACGTGTCATCCTCGCCCTGA
- a CDS encoding M55 family metallopeptidase, with product MIRLPLAAAALLLAAAPVSAQGLKVHISADLEGITGVVTGEQLGPGGFEYGRFREFMTDEVNAAIEGARAAGATEIVVADSHGNGQNLLIERLPEDVLLVRAWPRPLGMMEGIDSTFDAAVFIGYHASTTNPEGVRAHTLSSANLTAVRLNGIEMPEAGLNAAVAGHFGVPVVAISGDDAIVAEAERLLGTIDGAVVKQALGFHSAVTVMPAVGRERIRAAVEAGVRAHAARRAYRLEGPLQLEVAFKHYQQAQVLAYLPFVELVDAHTIRMQADSMVEISRFLQFISHYQPGLAP from the coding sequence ATGATCCGTCTCCCGCTGGCCGCGGCCGCACTCCTGCTCGCCGCCGCCCCCGTATCCGCCCAGGGCCTCAAGGTCCACATCTCCGCCGACCTCGAGGGGATCACGGGGGTCGTCACGGGAGAGCAGCTCGGACCCGGCGGCTTCGAGTACGGACGCTTCCGCGAGTTCATGACGGACGAGGTCAACGCCGCCATCGAGGGCGCGCGGGCCGCGGGCGCCACCGAGATCGTGGTGGCGGACTCCCACGGCAACGGCCAGAACCTCCTCATCGAGCGGTTGCCGGAGGACGTGCTGCTGGTGCGCGCCTGGCCGCGTCCGCTCGGCATGATGGAAGGCATCGACTCGACGTTCGACGCCGCGGTCTTCATCGGCTACCACGCCAGCACCACCAATCCCGAAGGCGTGAGGGCGCATACGCTATCCAGCGCCAACCTCACGGCGGTGCGGCTGAACGGCATCGAGATGCCCGAGGCCGGTCTGAACGCCGCCGTCGCCGGCCACTTCGGTGTGCCCGTCGTGGCGATCTCCGGCGACGACGCCATCGTGGCCGAAGCCGAGCGCCTGCTCGGCACGATCGACGGGGCCGTCGTCAAGCAGGCGCTCGGCTTCCACTCGGCCGTGACCGTCATGCCGGCGGTCGGGCGCGAGCGCATCCGGGCGGCGGTGGAAGCGGGGGTGCGCGCCCACGCTGCGCGGCGCGCCTACCGGCTGGAGGGTCCCCTCCAGCTGGAGGTGGCCTTCAAGCACTACCAGCAGGCGCAGGTGCTGGCCTACCTGCCCTTCGTGGAGCTGGTCGACGCGCACACCATCCGCATGCAGGCGGACTCCATGGTGGAGATCTCCCGCTTCCTGCAGTTCATCTCGCACTACCAGCCGGGACTGGCGCCCTGA
- a CDS encoding ABC transporter permease subunit, whose protein sequence is MDELRTGTANVLTYTLRDTLRGRGVAGYALFFAAVSAGLLRFGGGLERALPSLASVTLLVVPLVSVLFAAIALYEGRDFIELVLSHPVGRRPLFLALYLGLALPLATAFCVGTVLPLALHGLADHAAAAIRVVLGGVLLTLVFTAIGCWVALRVAETARGLGLALLLWLALTVLYDGAVLLGAHTFAAWPLERPLLLAMILNPVDLARVLALLALDASALTGYTGAVFQRFFGSAVGVAVAVGALLAWIALPVALALRRFERMDL, encoded by the coding sequence ATGGACGAGCTGCGCACGGGGACCGCGAACGTCCTCACCTACACACTGCGCGACACACTCCGGGGACGGGGTGTCGCAGGGTACGCGCTTTTCTTCGCGGCGGTGAGCGCCGGCCTGCTCCGCTTCGGCGGCGGGCTCGAGCGCGCGCTGCCGTCGCTCGCCAGCGTCACGCTGCTGGTCGTGCCGCTGGTGAGCGTCCTCTTCGCGGCCATCGCGCTCTACGAGGGCCGCGACTTCATCGAGCTCGTCCTGTCCCACCCGGTCGGGCGCCGGCCGCTCTTCCTGGCGCTCTACCTGGGCCTGGCGCTGCCGCTCGCCACGGCGTTCTGCGTGGGCACCGTGCTGCCGCTGGCGCTGCACGGGTTGGCCGACCACGCGGCTGCGGCCATCCGCGTGGTGCTGGGCGGTGTGCTCCTCACGCTGGTCTTCACGGCCATCGGGTGCTGGGTGGCCCTGCGCGTCGCCGAGACGGCACGCGGCCTGGGCCTGGCCCTCCTGCTCTGGCTGGCGCTCACGGTCCTGTACGACGGGGCCGTCCTCCTGGGTGCGCATACCTTCGCGGCCTGGCCGCTGGAGCGGCCCCTGCTGCTGGCCATGATCCTCAACCCGGTGGATCTGGCCCGCGTGCTGGCCCTGCTGGCCCTCGACGCCTCGGCGCTCACGGGGTACACGGGCGCCGTCTTCCAGCGCTTCTTCGGCAGCGCGGTGGGCGTGGCCGTGGCCGTGGGTGCCCTGCTCGCCTGGATCGCCCTGCCGGTGGCGCTGGCCCTGCGCCGCTTCGAGCGGATGGATCTCTGA
- a CDS encoding Rrf2 family transcriptional regulator produces MVSRTAGYALNAALHIARQEGPVPAGVVAESLGVPGTYLAKILNTLARQGVLVSERGRHGGFRLARPADQIRLLEVVERFDEMGSTRQCLLGRGTCSEVGSCPAHTAWREASAPVFRFFEKHSLADLL; encoded by the coding sequence GTGGTCTCCCGCACGGCAGGCTACGCGCTCAATGCTGCGCTCCACATCGCCCGACAGGAGGGCCCGGTCCCCGCTGGGGTGGTGGCCGAATCGCTCGGCGTGCCGGGCACCTATCTCGCAAAGATCCTGAACACACTCGCGCGCCAGGGCGTGCTGGTCTCCGAGCGCGGCCGCCATGGCGGCTTCCGGCTGGCGCGGCCGGCGGACCAGATCCGGTTGCTCGAGGTCGTGGAGCGCTTCGACGAGATGGGGAGCACGCGCCAGTGTCTCCTGGGGCGCGGGACCTGTTCGGAGGTCGGAAGCTGCCCCGCCCACACCGCCTGGCGCGAAGCCAGCGCGCCGGTCTTCCGCTTCTTCGAGAAGCACTCGCTCGCGGACCTGCTCTAG
- the nosD gene encoding nitrous oxide reductase family maturation protein NosD, with amino-acid sequence MNAALLLLAWVVPSTTWIVVGPDGPHTSVAAGIAAAAPHDTVWVQPGVYDEPTLVLDRPVTLVGAPGAVLDGRGERGLIVVRSDSVTVRGLTFRDTGISFTEDRAALLVDGARFCTLEGNRFFDTFFGIYLANAGDCRVVGNTLTASATRETRAGNGIHLWYSKRVRVEDNRISGHRDGIYFEFVEDSDVERNDSAHNVRYGLHFMFSDGCRYRSNRFAANGAGVAVMYTRDVLMVGNDFDRNRGMAAYGLLLKDIRDSRIEGNRFRDNSVGLYAEGVTRLTVEDNDFTGNGWAIQLMANSEGSRFARNTFLANSFDVSTNSRRTHSRFEGNYWDRYRGYDLDRDGAGDVPFHPVRLFALLAEQTRPILLLHRSLLVLLLDVAEQILPVLTPANLVDERPLLTPPTSAWRMS; translated from the coding sequence GTGAACGCCGCGCTATTGCTCCTGGCGTGGGTGGTGCCCTCGACGACCTGGATCGTCGTGGGTCCGGACGGGCCGCACACCAGCGTGGCGGCCGGGATCGCCGCGGCCGCACCGCACGACACGGTCTGGGTGCAGCCGGGCGTCTACGACGAACCCACCCTGGTGCTGGACCGGCCGGTCACCCTGGTCGGTGCGCCCGGAGCGGTGCTGGACGGCCGTGGCGAGCGCGGCCTGATCGTGGTGCGGTCGGATTCGGTCACCGTGCGCGGCCTCACCTTCCGCGATACCGGCATCTCGTTCACCGAGGATCGAGCCGCCCTGCTGGTGGACGGCGCCCGCTTCTGCACGCTCGAGGGCAACCGGTTCTTCGACACGTTCTTCGGCATCTACCTCGCCAACGCCGGCGACTGCCGGGTGGTGGGCAACACCCTCACGGCGAGCGCGACGCGCGAGACGCGCGCCGGCAACGGCATCCACCTGTGGTACTCGAAGCGTGTACGGGTGGAGGACAACCGCATCTCAGGACACCGGGACGGCATCTACTTCGAGTTCGTGGAGGACAGTGACGTCGAGCGCAACGACAGCGCCCACAACGTCCGGTACGGGCTCCACTTCATGTTCTCGGATGGATGCCGCTACCGCAGCAACCGCTTCGCGGCGAACGGTGCAGGTGTAGCGGTCATGTACACCCGCGACGTGCTGATGGTGGGCAACGACTTCGATCGCAACCGCGGGATGGCCGCCTACGGGCTGCTGCTCAAGGACATCCGTGACAGCCGCATCGAGGGCAATCGCTTCCGCGACAACAGCGTGGGGCTGTACGCCGAAGGCGTGACCCGCCTCACGGTGGAGGACAACGACTTCACCGGGAACGGGTGGGCCATCCAGCTCATGGCGAACAGCGAGGGGAGCCGCTTCGCCCGCAACACGTTCCTCGCCAACTCGTTCGACGTGTCGACCAACAGCCGGCGCACCCACAGCCGTTTCGAGGGCAACTACTGGGATCGCTACCGGGGCTACGATCTCGATCGGGATGGCGCGGGCGACGTGCCGTTCCACCCGGTGCGCCTGTTCGCCCTCCTCGCGGAGCAGACCCGGCCCATCCTGCTCCTGCACCGCAGCCTGCTGGTGCTCCTTCTCGACGTCGCCGAGCAGATCCTGCCCGTGCTGACGCCCGCCAATCTCGTGGACGAGCGTCCTCTGCTGACGCCGCCCACCTCCGCCTGGAGGATGTCGTGA
- a CDS encoding serine hydrolase has product MTRTSLFHALVLGVVPLATSAASAQDVARDPRVSEALAVVTTWLDAQRAYEQIPGFSAAVVHDQELVWSGAMGMAHPQRGEAATAATLYSICSISKLFTSVAVLQLRDRGLLDLRDPVQKHLPWFTLAQRYEGAAPITVEGVLTHSAGLPRESNHPYWSEPDFTFPTHDEIVDGLAEQETLYPPWKYFQYSNLGLTLAGEIVAAVSGRPYADYVESEILAPLGLHDTHPEIPAQHEGGRLATGYGAPTRDGTRHEVAPFQTRGIAPAAGFASTAEDLARFASWQFRLTGERREVLSAHTLAEMQRVHYVDPAWNTFWGLGFSISRRGERTFVGHGGSCPGFRSQLTMQNDDRIATVFMANAMVNAGTYTNGMYDLVAEAIRTAAAGEGEEAPSAESEPTLDLTPYVGTYSAQPWGSETAVVRWKGGLAFLSLPTDQPLRALTRLRHDAGDTFYRIRDDGERGEDVIFHRDGQGRVTHYTVFGNRSARIR; this is encoded by the coding sequence ATGACCCGCACCTCCCTCTTCCACGCGCTCGTGCTCGGCGTGGTCCCGCTCGCGACGTCCGCCGCGTCCGCGCAGGACGTCGCCCGGGATCCCCGGGTCTCGGAGGCACTGGCCGTGGTCACGACCTGGCTCGACGCCCAGCGGGCCTACGAGCAGATCCCCGGGTTCTCGGCGGCCGTGGTCCACGACCAGGAGCTGGTCTGGAGCGGCGCGATGGGGATGGCCCACCCGCAGCGCGGCGAGGCAGCGACCGCCGCCACGCTCTACAGCATCTGCTCCATCTCCAAGCTCTTCACGTCCGTGGCCGTGCTGCAGCTGCGCGATCGCGGCCTCCTGGACCTGCGCGACCCGGTGCAGAAGCACCTGCCCTGGTTCACCCTCGCGCAGCGCTACGAGGGGGCGGCACCGATCACGGTCGAAGGCGTCCTGACCCATTCGGCCGGGCTGCCGCGCGAGTCCAACCACCCGTACTGGAGCGAGCCCGACTTCACGTTCCCGACGCACGACGAGATCGTGGACGGACTGGCCGAGCAGGAGACGCTGTACCCCCCGTGGAAGTACTTCCAGTACTCCAATCTGGGTCTGACGCTGGCGGGGGAGATCGTGGCGGCGGTGTCCGGGCGGCCGTACGCCGACTACGTGGAGAGCGAGATCCTGGCGCCCCTGGGCCTGCACGACACGCACCCGGAGATCCCCGCGCAGCACGAGGGGGGCCGGCTGGCCACTGGCTATGGCGCGCCGACCCGGGACGGCACCCGGCACGAGGTGGCGCCCTTCCAGACCCGCGGGATCGCGCCGGCCGCCGGCTTCGCCAGCACCGCGGAGGACCTGGCGCGCTTCGCCTCCTGGCAGTTCCGGCTGACCGGGGAGCGCCGCGAGGTCCTGAGCGCCCACACGCTCGCCGAGATGCAGCGCGTGCACTACGTGGATCCGGCGTGGAACACGTTCTGGGGCCTGGGCTTCAGCATCTCGCGCCGGGGCGAGCGCACGTTCGTCGGGCACGGGGGAAGCTGCCCCGGGTTCCGCAGCCAGCTCACCATGCAGAACGACGATCGCATCGCGACCGTGTTCATGGCGAACGCGATGGTGAACGCAGGGACCTACACCAACGGCATGTACGACCTGGTGGCCGAGGCGATCCGGACAGCGGCCGCGGGGGAAGGCGAGGAAGCACCGAGCGCCGAGTCGGAGCCGACGCTCGATCTGACGCCGTATGTCGGCACCTATTCGGCCCAGCCCTGGGGCTCGGAGACCGCCGTGGTGCGGTGGAAGGGCGGCCTGGCGTTCCTGTCCCTGCCGACCGACCAACCGCTGCGCGCGTTGACGCGCCTGCGCCACGACGCCGGCGACACGTTCTACCGGATCCGCGACGACGGCGAACGCGGGGAGGACGTGATCTTCCACCGCGACGGCCAGGGCCGCGTCACCCACTACACCGTGTTCGGCAACCGCTCCGCGAGGATCCGCTGA
- a CDS encoding S9 family peptidase — MLRRAVSLLAAVLGTAPGALQAQTAPRPMTVVDLIELSSLGDADLAPDGARIAFVRSEADWERNETVQHVWWVPVAGGEAVQLTNGEKGETSPRWSPDGATLAFLAERPGREGQEIWLIGARGGEAWPLTDHPTAPADPRWSPDGRWVWFLAPDPRTDELQERLDELDDVYAYDENYEERHLWRVPVDGGAPERMTDGDGSIIGYALSRDGSRVVLHRAPSPLYDNADEADVWVLDVASGASTRLTDNDVTEAGAELSPDGRTVLFRSDSNERLETYYNDKIFLVPAQGGTPRVLMPDLPYEVTDATWSADGASIWFVANTGVRTELFRVGVSDGRWTQVTRGDHTLGSWDYAPAVDRHVFGLNTATNNGDLWVLDTGGRATPTPRQVTHVFDDLATRFALPRQEAITWTGEDGVEVEGLLFYPLEWREGQRYPLVVQTHGGPAASDKFGFGNAHNYTHKLTALGYFVFKPNYRGSTGYGDDFLRNMVGHYFDQAHLDVMAGVDHLIAEGLVDGERMAKMGWSAGGHMTNKIITVTDRFRAASSGAGAANWVSMYAQSDVRTYRTPWFGGTPWQKDAPVERYWEDSPLKDVANVTTPTLFLVGEEDARVPMPQSVEMYRGLKSNDVPTHLYVAPREGHGWQELRHRLFKANVELDWFERWVRERDYTWEEVPTPARAVSEDGQDA; from the coding sequence ATGCTCCGCCGCGCCGTTTCCCTGCTCGCTGCCGTGCTGGGCACGGCTCCGGGTGCCCTGCAGGCCCAGACTGCGCCTCGACCCATGACCGTCGTGGACCTGATCGAGTTGTCCTCCCTGGGCGACGCGGATCTCGCGCCGGATGGAGCGCGGATCGCGTTCGTACGCAGCGAGGCGGACTGGGAGCGCAACGAAACGGTGCAGCACGTCTGGTGGGTGCCCGTCGCGGGTGGCGAGGCCGTACAGCTCACCAACGGGGAGAAGGGCGAGACGAGCCCGCGCTGGTCGCCGGACGGCGCTACGCTCGCCTTCCTGGCCGAGCGCCCCGGGCGCGAGGGCCAGGAGATCTGGCTCATCGGCGCGCGCGGCGGCGAGGCCTGGCCGCTGACGGATCATCCCACGGCCCCGGCCGATCCCCGCTGGTCGCCCGATGGCCGCTGGGTCTGGTTCCTGGCGCCCGATCCCCGCACGGACGAGCTGCAGGAGCGACTGGACGAGCTCGACGACGTCTACGCGTACGACGAGAACTACGAGGAGCGGCACCTGTGGCGGGTGCCGGTGGACGGCGGGGCCCCCGAGCGCATGACCGACGGGGACGGCTCCATCATCGGGTATGCGCTGTCGCGCGACGGGTCGCGCGTCGTCCTGCATCGCGCGCCTTCGCCGCTCTACGACAACGCCGACGAAGCCGACGTGTGGGTGTTGGACGTGGCCAGCGGCGCTTCGACGCGCCTGACCGACAACGACGTCACCGAAGCGGGCGCGGAGCTGTCGCCGGACGGCAGAACCGTGCTCTTCCGGTCCGACTCCAACGAGCGGCTCGAGACCTACTACAACGACAAGATCTTCCTCGTCCCGGCGCAGGGGGGCACCCCCCGGGTGCTGATGCCCGACCTCCCCTACGAGGTCACCGACGCCACCTGGTCGGCGGACGGGGCCAGCATCTGGTTCGTGGCCAACACCGGCGTGCGCACCGAGCTGTTCCGCGTCGGCGTTTCCGACGGTCGTTGGACGCAGGTCACCAGGGGTGACCATACCCTGGGGTCGTGGGACTACGCCCCGGCCGTGGACCGCCACGTGTTCGGACTGAACACCGCCACGAACAACGGCGATCTCTGGGTCCTGGACACCGGAGGGCGCGCGACGCCGACCCCTCGACAGGTCACGCACGTCTTCGACGATCTCGCCACCCGCTTCGCCCTTCCACGGCAGGAGGCCATCACCTGGACCGGCGAGGACGGGGTCGAGGTGGAGGGGCTGCTCTTCTATCCGCTCGAGTGGCGGGAGGGGCAGCGCTATCCCCTGGTGGTGCAGACCCACGGCGGGCCGGCCGCGTCCGACAAGTTCGGCTTCGGCAACGCGCACAACTACACACACAAGCTGACCGCGCTCGGCTACTTCGTCTTCAAGCCCAACTATCGCGGGAGCACCGGATACGGAGACGACTTCCTCCGCAACATGGTGGGGCACTACTTCGACCAGGCCCACCTGGACGTGATGGCGGGCGTCGACCACCTCATCGCGGAGGGTCTGGTGGATGGCGAGCGCATGGCCAAGATGGGTTGGAGCGCCGGTGGCCACATGACCAACAAGATCATCACCGTCACCGACCGCTTCCGTGCCGCATCCTCCGGCGCGGGTGCCGCGAACTGGGTGTCCATGTATGCGCAATCGGACGTCCGCACCTACCGGACGCCGTGGTTCGGTGGCACGCCCTGGCAGAAGGACGCGCCGGTGGAGCGCTACTGGGAGGATTCGCCGCTCAAGGACGTGGCCAACGTCACCACTCCGACGCTGTTCCTGGTCGGGGAGGAGGATGCCCGCGTGCCCATGCCCCAATCCGTGGAGATGTACCGCGGCCTCAAGAGCAACGATGTGCCCACGCACCTGTACGTGGCTCCCCGCGAAGGCCACGGATGGCAGGAGCTCCGCCATCGTCTGTTCAAGGCGAACGTGGAGCTGGACTGGTTCGAGCGTTGGGTGCGCGAACGCGACTACACGTGGGAGGAGGTTCCTACGCCCGCGCGTGCGGTGAGCGAGGACGGTCAGGACGCATGA
- a CDS encoding DUF5658 family protein, translated as MERRRADRRQAHVLFSDWRWALKGRRRNGRRVGDAAATGLDWHHPWFLVVTIVVMALSTLDAIFTLELIARGVVREANPVMRALMELDIQLFANFKVLLTGFALLILVACNQSSVLRFVPVRGILHGILLFYTALIGYEVALLSL; from the coding sequence ATGGAGCGTCGACGCGCGGACCGCCGACAGGCCCACGTCCTGTTCTCCGATTGGCGTTGGGCGCTCAAAGGCCGACGCAGGAACGGGCGTCGCGTCGGCGACGCCGCCGCGACCGGTCTCGACTGGCACCATCCGTGGTTCCTGGTGGTGACGATCGTCGTGATGGCGCTCAGCACCCTGGACGCGATCTTCACGCTGGAGCTGATCGCCCGCGGTGTCGTGCGCGAGGCCAACCCCGTGATGCGCGCGCTCATGGAGCTCGACATCCAGCTCTTCGCGAACTTCAAGGTCCTGCTGACCGGGTTTGCGCTGCTCATCCTCGTGGCCTGCAACCAGAGCTCCGTGCTGCGCTTCGTGCCGGTGCGGGGCATCCTCCACGGGATCCTGCTGTTCTACACGGCGCTCATCGGCTACGAGGTCGCGCTCCTGTCGCTGTGA
- a CDS encoding LamG-like jellyroll fold domain-containing protein, with protein sequence MDARCVRWRWCAPLLALCVLPPPLTGQEPGTFAGIREGLPTGSAAIASTGLVLAWDMETRTADGRLRDFSGRGHHGELGVTTPVAGLLGGALAFARVAERVHVAEHADLDLEGPLTIAAWMRVDSLGLHQHVLACDDVWAFWITPDDRYRLGDTRGGGVSTAPGTVRRGRWSSVVVVLDGTAGDPIDTDLVRIWVDGRPAPADTHLRSAAAAEGGRWNPGDLHRTDACYAGFESHQGNEAHQSMPFVGALDEVLVFERAWTEQEIVAFSARFGAEERAVLDVAERFFAAMAARDTTRLAPLSHPALTLVATSAVGDSTVARASDRATFFRQIAGADRVPIERLWDARVQVREGIATVWAPYDLYWDSTFSHCGIDAFQMVRTGRRWQVTSIVYTVERPPARCETHPDGPP encoded by the coding sequence ATGGACGCTCGCTGTGTCCGGTGGCGGTGGTGCGCCCCGCTACTCGCGCTGTGCGTCCTCCCGCCGCCTCTCACGGGACAGGAGCCGGGCACGTTCGCCGGGATCCGCGAGGGACTGCCCACCGGTAGCGCGGCCATCGCGTCCACGGGTCTGGTCCTCGCCTGGGACATGGAGACGCGGACGGCGGATGGGCGACTGCGGGACTTCAGCGGACGCGGCCACCACGGCGAGCTCGGCGTCACGACCCCGGTGGCGGGTCTGCTGGGCGGTGCGCTCGCCTTCGCGCGTGTCGCGGAGCGCGTCCACGTCGCGGAGCACGCCGACCTCGACCTGGAGGGACCGCTCACGATCGCGGCCTGGATGCGGGTCGACTCGTTGGGGCTTCATCAGCACGTGCTGGCCTGCGACGACGTCTGGGCCTTCTGGATCACCCCCGACGACCGCTACCGCCTGGGTGACACCCGGGGCGGGGGCGTATCCACCGCGCCCGGGACCGTGCGCCGCGGTCGCTGGAGCTCCGTGGTCGTCGTGCTCGACGGGACGGCCGGCGACCCCATCGACACCGATCTGGTGCGGATCTGGGTGGATGGCCGACCCGCACCGGCGGACACCCACCTGCGGAGCGCCGCGGCCGCCGAAGGGGGGCGCTGGAACCCGGGCGATCTCCACCGCACGGATGCGTGCTATGCCGGCTTCGAGTCCCACCAAGGCAACGAAGCGCACCAGTCGATGCCGTTCGTGGGTGCCCTGGACGAGGTGCTGGTGTTCGAGCGCGCCTGGACGGAGCAGGAGATCGTCGCCTTCTCCGCGCGCTTCGGCGCCGAGGAGCGGGCCGTGCTGGACGTGGCCGAGCGCTTCTTCGCGGCGATGGCGGCCCGCGACACCACGCGGCTGGCGCCGCTCTCCCACCCCGCCCTGACGCTCGTCGCCACCAGCGCGGTCGGGGATTCGACGGTCGCGCGGGCGTCCGACCGCGCCACGTTCTTCCGGCAGATCGCCGGAGCCGACCGGGTCCCGATCGAGCGTTTGTGGGACGCCCGGGTGCAGGTCCGGGAGGGCATCGCCACCGTATGGGCTCCCTACGATCTGTACTGGGACTCGACCTTCAGTCATTGCGGGATCGACGCGTTCCAGATGGTCCGCACCGGGCGCCGCTGGCAGGTGACCTCGATCGTCTATACCGTTGAACGGCCCCCGGCCCGGTGTGAGACCCACCCGGACGGGCCCCCGTGA
- a CDS encoding ABC transporter ATP-binding protein, translated as MSRRSMALTLDGIHKRYGRHAVLRGAGLELHPGRVTALLGPNGAGKTTLIKVALGLVRPDAGSLALLGVEAGQGSTYRRDIGYMPQLPRFPGNLSARELAAMLDDLRGFQGPPDEELVGAFGLEPWMDRPFRALSGGTRQKVNAALAFRYRTPVLILDEPTAGLDPVAARILKAKIRGEVDAGTAVLLTSHDLGQVTALADDVVFLVEGTVCFAGARLELLSRTGQADLEAAVASLLTGGGGASAEPTDVRRMTLHPGWEVA; from the coding sequence GTGAGCCGCCGCAGCATGGCCCTGACCCTGGACGGGATCCACAAGCGCTACGGCCGCCATGCCGTGCTGCGGGGTGCAGGGCTGGAGCTGCACCCGGGACGCGTCACGGCCTTGCTGGGACCGAACGGGGCGGGCAAGACGACCCTCATCAAGGTGGCGCTGGGGCTGGTCCGCCCGGACGCGGGCTCCCTCGCGCTCCTCGGCGTGGAGGCCGGGCAGGGCTCGACGTATCGCCGCGACATCGGGTACATGCCGCAACTCCCCCGCTTCCCCGGCAACCTCTCCGCGCGCGAGCTGGCCGCGATGCTCGACGATCTGCGCGGCTTCCAGGGACCGCCGGACGAGGAGCTGGTCGGAGCCTTCGGCCTGGAGCCCTGGATGGATCGGCCGTTCCGGGCGCTGTCCGGCGGGACGCGGCAGAAGGTCAACGCGGCGCTCGCGTTCCGCTACCGCACGCCGGTGCTGATCCTGGACGAGCCGACGGCCGGGCTGGATCCGGTGGCGGCCCGCATCCTCAAGGCGAAGATCCGCGGTGAAGTGGACGCGGGAACCGCTGTCCTGCTCACCTCGCACGACCTGGGGCAGGTCACGGCGCTCGCCGACGACGTCGTGTTCCTGGTCGAGGGGACCGTGTGCTTCGCCGGCGCCCGCCTGGAGCTGCTGTCGCGCACCGGCCAGGCCGACCTGGAGGCGGCCGTCGCCAGCCTCCTGACCGGAGGCGGGGGCGCCTCCGCAGAACCGACGGACGTCCGCCGCATGACCCTGCACCCGGGGTGGGAGGTGGCCTGA
- a CDS encoding tRNA-binding protein: protein MQPAPIKPTITFDDFQKLDIRVGTIAEVTEVEGSAKLLRLRVDFGDHTRIILSGMKKERPDLKALEGVQTLFVVNLEPRPMAGEVSEGMLFDLGHADGVTPRFAVPEGPIPDGSRAG from the coding sequence ATGCAACCCGCTCCCATCAAGCCGACGATCACGTTCGACGACTTCCAGAAGCTCGACATCCGCGTCGGCACCATCGCGGAGGTGACCGAGGTCGAGGGCTCCGCGAAGCTGCTCCGGCTCCGCGTGGACTTCGGGGATCACACCCGCATCATCCTCTCGGGGATGAAGAAGGAGCGTCCCGACCTCAAGGCGCTCGAAGGCGTCCAGACCCTGTTCGTGGTCAACCTCGAGCCCCGTCCCATGGCCGGGGAGGTCTCCGAGGGCATGCTGTTCGATCTCGGACACGCAGATGGCGTCACGCCGCGCTTCGCCGTCCCCGAAGGCCCCATCCCGGACGGGTCCCGCGCCGGCTGA